GATGTTCCGACCATCTTCTGGTTGCGCGCCAAATTGTAGAAGAACGCGAAACCGCTGTAAAAAAATAGCCCTTCCAGTAAAGTCGTATAGACCATTGCTTTTAACGCAGAATCAATCGTCGGTCTTTCTGCAAATTCATTGTACACGTTGACAATGCGTTCATTCCTGCGCATTAAAACCTCATCGGTTCGACCCATTTCGAATGAAGCGATTTGCTTATCTAACGTCGTTACAGATGAAAGCACATAGGCATAACTATGATTATGTTCGCTTTCCTGATCCGCAATTGTCGCCATTAATGATTTGACGGAGGGATCGGTTGTAAAATGAGAAATCTTTAACGCAATATCCGTTTGCGGACCGTCCAGCGTTGCTAATAAACCAATGATTTTCAAGAATGCGTCTTGTTCAGGTTGGGTCAGCGTTGAAAATTGCTTGACGTCTTGTGTCATATCAACTTCATTTGCTGTCCAAAACAAGGAACGTATTTGTTGCCTTAGTTTATAAAAGTGCGGGTGTGCAAGATCATTCCAATTTAGAATTCCGCTGGCTTTTCCGCCGAAAATAGCGGTTGATTTGTTTGGGTTTGCTGGATTTAATACTTTTACTCTGTTTAGTGTGACCATTGTTTGATAACCCCTTCCGTCCAATTAATTACATCGATTTCTTGTGTTCCTCTTGGACTTTGTTCGATTTTCAGCGGTGCATATTTCGACTCGTAAAATCGCGCTAACTTTACTGCAGCACTGCAAAATAATGCATCTCCGCCGAATTGCGTGTCGCCAGTTCCAAAAACGTAAACATTCGAAGGTTTATAGCCTACTTCCGCCACGAAATCTTTCACTTCATCAGGCGTTGCGCCTTTGTCCCATGTAAACGATCCAATAATGAGTGCATCAAACGCACGTACGTCGGGAAGTAGCCCCGTACCGATTCTGTATTTTGTTACGTCGATATCCGATTTCAAGACAACCTCTTCAATAAGCTCCGCAACTTCCTCTGTGTTTCCGCTCCAAGTTGCATAAGCGATTAAGAATGACACCATTCACACTCCGCAATATCCGTGGCGCTTGAACGCGTGTAATAAGTTGTTTTCATGCCTGACTTCCATGCTTGAATATGCAAGTCGAGTAAAACGGAAGCACGAATCGTATTCGGGACGTAAATATTGAAAGAAATTGCTTGGTCAATATGGCGCTGCCGAGCCGCATTTTGTTTGACGGACCAACGTTGATCGACAATATAGGCGGAACGGCGATAAATGTCATACGTATTATGATCCAAGTCCGGTGCCACTGTTGGCAATTTATAATCCTTTTTCTCCTCATGGAAAAACGGTTTGAAAATCGGATCGATGGAAGCAGTTGAACCTGCAATTACCGATGTGGAAGAATTCGGTGCAACAGCCATCAAATAGCCATTTCGCATCCCATTCATTGCCACTTCAAAGCGCAGTTCACGCCATTCTTTTGAATCGTATCCTTTGTTATCGAAATAGTCTCCAGTCTGCCAGTCGGATCCTTCGAATAAAGGATAGGCCCCTTTTTCTTTTGATATTTCCATCGAAGCGGAAATAGTAAGGTAAGCAATCCGTTCATATAATGTATCAGCGTACTCTACTGCTTCGTCTGATTCCCATTGTATATTTTTCAGTGCAAGTAAATGATGCCAACCGAATGTCCCTAGTCCAATTCCACGGTATCTAGAATTTGTTCGAGCCGCTTGTACGACAGGGATTTTATTCAAATCAATGACGTTATCGAGCATGCGTACTTGAATTTTAATTAGTCGTTCTAACACGTTCGCTGGAACTGCTTTTCCAAGGTTAATGGAAGACAGATTACAAACAACAAAGTCGCCTGGTTTTGAACGGGTAACAACAATATCATCTTCGAGTGTGACAGATTCAAATTCCGTCGCACTCATGTTTTGAGCAATTTCTGAACACAAATTCGATGAGTAAATCATTCCTTCATGTTTATTCGCATTGGCACGGTTCACTTCGTCGCGGTAAAACATGAACGGCACGCCTGTTTCTAGTTGGCTTCGTAAAATTCGCTTCATTAAGTCAATCGCCGGCATTGTTTCTCGGCTAAGTTCTGGATGATTGACGCATTCCGCATACTTTTCACGGAATGAACCCTCGCCCCGTTTTTCATCGTAGGAATCTTCCAGTGAATAGCCCATCACTTCCCGAACTTCATGCGGATCAAACAGATGCCAATCTCCACGTGCTTCGACTGCCTCCATATAAATATCCGGTAAACAGACGCCTGTAAAAATATCATGCGCCCGCATGCGCTCGTCCCCGTTGTTTAATTTCAAATCGAGGAATGTGAAAATATCTTTGTGGAAAACATCTAGGTATACAGCAATCGCACCTTGTCTTTGACCAAGCTGATCGACACTAACCGCTGTATTATTTAATTGTTTAATCCATGGTAGAACACCGCTTGATGCACCTTTAAATCCACGAATCGAGGAGCCACGACTTCTAACTTTCCCCATATAAACACCGATTCCGCCGCCGTATTTCGACAAATTGGCGATATCTGTATTGCTGTCGTAAATGCCTTGCAAAGAATCGTCTACCGTGTCGATAAAACAACTTGATAATTGGCCATGTGGTTTTCCTGCATTCGACAATGTAGGTGTTGCAACGGTCATATATAAATTGCTCATCGCCCAATAGGATTCAGCTACTTTTTCTAGACGATTTTCCGTTTCGTCCTGCATTAGCGTCATGGCAATGACGAGCCAACGTTCTTGCGGAAGTTCCACTGGCTTTTTAGTGAAATCAACTGCAACATAACGATCTATTAACGTTTTTAATCCAATATAGGTAAATAACTTGTCTCGTTCGGGTTCAATGACACTTCCCAGATAATCCAAATCTGCTTTTGAGTATTTTTCGGTTAATACGGGTGTGTATAAACCCTTTTGCACTAAACTTTCCACATGGCCAGCAAAATCAGCATAGACCGATTTACCGCGTTGCTTTTCTTCGTGCGCATAGACTTCTTCAAGATAAATTCTTGCAGCAACAAACGTCCAGTAAGTTTCGTCTTCTGCGACAAAACTGATTGCCTCGAGCACCATTGCCTTCGCCCATTCAGAACGTTGCCCGTCAGGATGCCTTTCTATCCAACGTGCGCTCACTTTAAGTAACGGTGCTATTTTCTGTTCGCCAAACTCGTTTTGTAATTTATGTAATAGCTGATCAATTTTTGGTGTTTTAATTTTAGTCGTCATGTTATTCCGTCTCCTCCCAATTATGTAAATCGATTTTCGACATGAAAAAGCGATAGGTCTGCCTCTTCGGCAGAGCTATCGCTCATGGATTTTTTAAGTTGGAAACAGAATGGGCGTCCTTGAATATTCTTCTAAAGTTAGAAGATAGACGGAAGAAACCCGCTCGCTTCCACCTCTCAACCCCCGAAGAAAGTGTCGCTTGATGATGAAAGGCAGGTCTCCTGGCTTACGCATCGATCTTCCACCAAAACCTTCCCATGGATTTTTCCACAGTGGCATTCTGAGGCGGTCGTCCGCGTTTACAGTTGCGGGGACAGCTCCGGATTATCCGGATTCCCTATTAAACCGATTAAAGAAGAATTGAACTTCATTCTTCCTACAGGAAGAACTGAACTCCATTCTTCCTCCGGTACCATTCCATCATTCAATACTATATATAGTGCCTTGTTCACTTCCTATACCCTAACATATGGTGTTTTAATCGTAAATAGGTAAAAAGTTTTTCATGCGAGAATCACTCGCTTATCCACATATCCACAAGTAATTTATCCACAACATGTTAATTGCTATCATACTCTTTCATGTTCCAGAAGGAAAAGTTATGAACAGTTCTGAATAAAACTGTTCATATTACTTTTTATGCATAGAGGAATTTTTCATCATTATTTTCTCGTGTCGACAATTAAAATAGTCATAATGACAACAATAGTTGTCACTATGACTATAAAGATATACACTAGGTATGAAGAGGAGGAAATACGATGGCGATATTACTTAATCGTTTAAAAGAATTACGTGCTAGAGACGGACTCAGTCAAACTGAGTTAGCTAAATTAACCGATTCCTCAAGACAAACAATTAGTTTAATTGAACGAGGCGATTATTTACCATCTATTTTAATTGCGATGAAAATCGCGAAAGTATTTCAACTGCCTGTGGACGAAGTATTTTCAATAAAGGAGGAAGAGAAATGAAGAAAAAGAAAGGTTCACTTAGCCTCTTTATGGCTGTTGGGTTCGCGTTTACTTTCGGTTTGATTGTTATATTATGGGATGGGTTCAGCCCCAGCGTACCTTATGGAAAAGAGTTGATAGCTTTTGGAATGCTCGCTATCTTACTTGTCATGTCCATTCGTATTGGATTGATTTGGAATCAGGCTGATAAAAAGGACACGCCAGAGATCAACATCGATGAGCTTGAGGCAAGAAAAGAAAAAGTTGCCCATAAATTTGTCGGCTCTACTTCTTTATTGTTTATCATTGGGGCTACCAGTTCTTTCATCGTCGGAATAGAATGGGACTTTGGCTATGACTTACTTGCAACCGTAATTGTTATTTTATATTTTGCGATTTTTATTTTTGCGATCTATGCTCAAATGAAAGCGATTAGTTTCCATAATAAATACAGTCCTGCTGCATTCGTAAATCTGAAACGAATAGACGGATACAAAGAAATTTTTGAAAATCTGGATGAAGGAGAAAAGTTTGAGCAATATCGTGTTGCGTATAAATCCTTTTATGCCATGAACTTCCTCTTTCCCGCTACACTCCTTACCCTATTTTTTGTCTCTATCGCATCTAGCCCACAATACGTCGCAATCTTGGTAGTCGGTGCACTGTGGTTCATCATGTATATGATTTACCACCGTGAAGGTGCCAAAACACACTAATTCCTATAAAATATGTTTTAGTAGTGAATTTATAGAAAAGACCAATAATCATATTGACGCCATTGCAAATGCTTGCTATAGTCATCTACAACATCTTGGATGAAGAGAGTAACAAACTTTTCTTTTTCAGCGAACTGGGGACAGTGAAAGCCTAGTAAAGAATGCTTGTGAAGCGCACTTCGGAGATACTTTTCTGATTTAAGTAGGAAAAGTCGGTGTCTCGCCGTTATGAGTAAGCGGCCCGATCACGGGCAAGTTGAGTGGTACCGCGGAAGTTATGCTTTCGCCTCATTTATTTGAGGCGGGGGCTTTTTTTGTCCCGCATTAACGGGCAGTGAGACTCCCACCTCAAGACTTGAGATAAACGATAAGAATAGGTGGGAGTCAACTGCCCGTAAATGCCCGATTGGTTCAACTAACAATCCGTGGGGAAGAACACCCCACGGATTGAAGTTTCACTTTATTGACAAAAAGGAGGAATATGAGATGAAAACAGAGGTCATGCATGTGTTGCAACAATTTAGTCCGATTCCCTTGAATATAAATATGTTAGAACAACCCGCTCACACACATATGGGCGATTTAGCATTGCCCTGCTTTCCGTTTGCAAAGAATTTAAAAAAATCGCCTGTTATGATTGCGGATGAAATTGCAGATGCAATCCGTCATCCACTTATCCACAAAGCCGAAGCCGTAAACGGTTATGTGAATATCTTTCTGAACCGTTCTCAAATCACTAGTTCCCTGCTCGATAGAATCCGTGAGCAAACTAAATCCTACGGGTCATCCGATGTTGGAAATAACGGGGTCGGGACAATTGATATGTCTTCCCCTAACATTGCAAAACCGTTTTCCATGGGACATTTGCGCTCCACGGTCATCGGAAATTCAATTTCTTTATTGCTTGAAAAGAACGGCTACAAAACTGTGAAAATCAACTATATCGGTGATTGGGGGACACAGTTTGGCAAGCTACTAACAGCCTATCGAAAATGGGGCAACGAACAAGAAGTAAGAACAAACCCGATCCAGACTCTATTAAAGCTCTATATCCAGTTCCATGAAGATGCAGAGCAGGATGAAGCATTGAATGATGAAGGAAGAGCAGCTTTTAAGGCATTAGAAGACGGGGATACCGAAGCGCTTGCCTTATGGGATTGGTTTAAATCAGAATCATTGAAGGAGTTTCAACGCATTTATGATTT
This DNA window, taken from Sporosarcina sp. 6E9, encodes the following:
- a CDS encoding ribonucleotide-diphosphate reductase subunit beta, encoding MVTLNRVKVLNPANPNKSTAIFGGKASGILNWNDLAHPHFYKLRQQIRSLFWTANEVDMTQDVKQFSTLTQPEQDAFLKIIGLLATLDGPQTDIALKISHFTTDPSVKSLMATIADQESEHNHSYAYVLSSVTTLDKQIASFEMGRTDEVLMRRNERIVNVYNEFAERPTIDSALKAMVYTTLLEGLFFYSGFAFFYNLARNQKMVGTSTMVSYINRDELQHGKAISDIFRAALAENPEYNTDEFTEWIYDQFRHSVEQEVAWSQYVLADIDGIDLEEMEGYIKYRANKMLRMLGLDEIYPEFTNNPMRWIKAYVDSFDDTKTDFFEQASRQYVKTSDLNGFDDL
- a CDS encoding flavodoxin, with amino-acid sequence MVSFLIAYATWSGNTEEVAELIEEVVLKSDIDVTKYRIGTGLLPDVRAFDALIIGSFTWDKGATPDEVKDFVAEVGYKPSNVYVFGTGDTQFGGDALFCSAAVKLARFYESKYAPLKIEQSPRGTQEIDVINWTEGVIKQWSH
- a CDS encoding ribonucleoside-diphosphate reductase subunit alpha; translation: MTTKIKTPKIDQLLHKLQNEFGEQKIAPLLKVSARWIERHPDGQRSEWAKAMVLEAISFVAEDETYWTFVAARIYLEEVYAHEEKQRGKSVYADFAGHVESLVQKGLYTPVLTEKYSKADLDYLGSVIEPERDKLFTYIGLKTLIDRYVAVDFTKKPVELPQERWLVIAMTLMQDETENRLEKVAESYWAMSNLYMTVATPTLSNAGKPHGQLSSCFIDTVDDSLQGIYDSNTDIANLSKYGGGIGVYMGKVRSRGSSIRGFKGASSGVLPWIKQLNNTAVSVDQLGQRQGAIAVYLDVFHKDIFTFLDLKLNNGDERMRAHDIFTGVCLPDIYMEAVEARGDWHLFDPHEVREVMGYSLEDSYDEKRGEGSFREKYAECVNHPELSRETMPAIDLMKRILRSQLETGVPFMFYRDEVNRANANKHEGMIYSSNLCSEIAQNMSATEFESVTLEDDIVVTRSKPGDFVVCNLSSINLGKAVPANVLERLIKIQVRMLDNVIDLNKIPVVQAARTNSRYRGIGLGTFGWHHLLALKNIQWESDEAVEYADTLYERIAYLTISASMEISKEKGAYPLFEGSDWQTGDYFDNKGYDSKEWRELRFEVAMNGMRNGYLMAVAPNSSTSVIAGSTASIDPIFKPFFHEEKKDYKLPTVAPDLDHNTYDIYRRSAYIVDQRWSVKQNAARQRHIDQAISFNIYVPNTIRASVLLDLHIQAWKSGMKTTYYTRSSATDIAECEWCHS
- a CDS encoding helix-turn-helix transcriptional regulator — its product is MAILLNRLKELRARDGLSQTELAKLTDSSRQTISLIERGDYLPSILIAMKIAKVFQLPVDEVFSIKEEEK
- a CDS encoding DUF3169 family protein; the protein is MKKKKGSLSLFMAVGFAFTFGLIVILWDGFSPSVPYGKELIAFGMLAILLVMSIRIGLIWNQADKKDTPEINIDELEARKEKVAHKFVGSTSLLFIIGATSSFIVGIEWDFGYDLLATVIVILYFAIFIFAIYAQMKAISFHNKYSPAAFVNLKRIDGYKEIFENLDEGEKFEQYRVAYKSFYAMNFLFPATLLTLFFVSIASSPQYVAILVVGALWFIMYMIYHREGAKTH